GGCCCGGTCGTGCTCCAGGTTCTGGAAGGCGAGAACGCCATCGCCCGCAACCGCGAGATCATGGGCGCCACCAACCCGGCCAACGCCGCCGAGGGCACCATCCGCAAGGAGTTCGCCGAGTCGATCGAGGCCAACTCGGTGCACGGCTCCGACGCTCCGGAGACCGCCGCGCAGGAGATCGCCTTCTTCTTCGCCGGCATCGAGCTGGTGGGCTGATCGCGGCCCGTCCGCTTCGCAGCCTTGCGCGAAGGGCCGTCCCGACCGGGACGGCCCTTTTCGATTCCGGGCCGATTCACCGCCTTCCGCCCGCAACTTGTCGCCCGCGCCGGGTCACGGCATCGTGGACAGGCGTGGCGAAGTCGAGTATTCGGGGATTCTACCGCTAGGAGTACCCCCGCCATGGAAAATCCCGACGTCAAGCCGATCGTCGCGGCCCTGCTGGAACCGCTGCCGCCCCTCGTGAAGGGCAGGAACGACCTGAGCGATCCGGGCGTGGTGGAACTGCTGGTGCGCGGTTACGTCGACCAGTGCCTGGCGGCCTTCCAGGAGGTGTTGCGCGGCAACGTCGAGCAGGACGCGGCCATCGACGCAATCAACGCGCAGGCGACGGCGCTGAACGCGGTGTTCCTCGGGACCAGCGGCTTCGACACGGTGGTCGTCCACCCCTGGAACGCCGCCGATCAGCTCGGCCAGTTCCTTCAGGACACGATCGGTCTGGATTTTCCGGCGGAGGATTGCGTGCGCGCCGCGCTGATCCACCTCGCGACCCACGTCATGCACGCCATCCAGGGCGGCACCGAGGCGTGGGAGGAGCAGGTGGACGCTCTGGTCGGCGAGATGCGCGACCTGCTGCTCGGCCGTCTGCCGGACGGGGCGTAAGCGCCCCGCCGCGGCCGGTCCGGTCGGCGGCCGGATGGGGCCGCTAGACCAGGAAGATCGCCATGAAGACCAGCACGGCGATCACGCCCGCGGTCGCCAGCGTCATGAAGCGGGTGAAGGCGTGCCAGCCCGCCTCGTGGCGGCGGACGACATCCTCGCTGACCGGATTGTGGCCGTGATCGGTAACCGCCATCGCCCTTTGCCTCCCCTGTTATGGTTCCGGCGGAGAATGTGGGGAGTGCGGACGGTTGCGGCAAGGGTCCCGCTTGCTCAGCGTTACGCCGGCGGGTTGATGAGCGTCGGCAAGTCCGCTGCCGAGTTTGACAAGGCCACCCGGCCGTCCTCGACGCGGGCGCGGCCTTCGGCGATCAGGCGCAGCGCCTGGGGGTAGAGCCGGTGCTCGGCCTGCAGAACGCGGGCGGACAGCCGGTCGGCGTCGTCGCCGGGCAGGACCGGAACCGCGGCCTGGGCGATGATCGGCCCCTCGTCCATTTCCGGGCGCACGTAATGGACGGTGCAGCCGTGGAAGCGCACCCCGGCGTCCAGCGCCCGCTGGTGCGTGTCCAGCCCCTTGAAGGAGGGCAGGAGCGACGGGTGGATGTTGATCATCCGGTCGTGCCAGCGCTCGACGAACCAGGGCGACAGCAGCCGCATGAAGCCGGCCAGACAGACCAGCTCGACGCCCGCGTCGCGCAGGCGCGCGTCCATGGCTTCCTCGAAGGCGCGCTTGTCGCCGGGGAAGTCGCGGTGGCTGACCACGGCGACCGGGACCCCGGCGGAGGCCGCGCGCTCCAACCCGTAGGCGTCGGCCTTGTTGGAGAGCACCAGCGCGATGCCCGCCGGAAAATCCGGGGCGGCGCAGGCGTCGATCAACGCCTGCAAGTTGCTGCCGCGCCCGGAAATCAGGACTCCAACCTTCAGTCCGGATGCCGTCAGGCCGACCATGCCGTGTCCATGCCGGTGACGGTGACGCGGGCGTCGCCGTCCTTGACCGCGTGGACCGTGCCGACGGTGAAGACCGTCTCGCCGCCCTGGGCCAGGATGTCGGCCGCCTGCTGCGCCTTGTCCGCCGGAACCACGACGACCATGCCGAGGCCGGTGTTGAAGGTGCGCGCCATGTCCAGCGGGGTCAGCCCGCCCGTCTTCATCAGCCAGTTGAAGACCGGCGGCAGCGGCCACGTCGACGCGTCGAGCGTGACGCCCAGCCCGTCCGGCAGGACGCGCGGGATGTTCTCGATCAGGCCGCCGCCGGTGATGTGCGCCATCGCCCGCACCGTGCCGGCGCGCACCGCGGCCAGCGTGCTCTTCACATAGATGCGGGTCGGGGTCAGCAGCGCCTCGCCCAGCGTCTTCCCGGCGTCCCAGGGGCAGGGCGAGTCGTAGCCGAGGCCGGATTTCTCCACCAGCTTGCGGACCAGCGAATAGCCGTTGGAGTGCACGCCGGAGGAGGCGAGGCCGAGCACGACGTCGCCGTCCTGCACGGTGGCGCCGGTCAGGGCGTCCTTGCGCTCCACCGCGCCGACCGAGAAGCCGGCGAGGTCGTAGTCGCCCTCGGCGTACATGCCCGGCATCTCCGCCGTCTCGCCGCCGACCAGCGCGCAGCCGGCCTGACGGCAGCCTTCCGCGATGCCGGCGACGATGGCGCGGCCCGCGGCGACGTCCAGCTTGCCCGTGGCGTAGTAATCGAGGAACAGCAGCGGCTCCGCGCCCTGGACGACGAGGTCGTTCACGCACATCGCCACGAGGTCGATGCCCACCGTGTCGTGCCGGTTCGCCAGGATGGCGACCTTCAGCTTGGTGCCGACGCCGTCCGTGGTGGCGACCAGCAGCGGGTCGTGATACCCGGCCGCGCGCAGGTCGAACAGGGCGCCGAACCCGCCCAGCCCGGCGTCGGAGCCCGGGCGCGCGGTGGAACGGGCGAGCGGCTTGATCGCGTCAACGAGCGCGTTGCCCGCATCAATGTCCACGCCGGCCTGCTTGTAGGCGTCGGACGTGTTATTAGACTGGGTGCTGATGGTATCCTCGCTTGGGCTGAGCTATATACCTGGGCCACCTGAACCGGGTCAATTTGGGCCGGGTCAATAGGGAACGGGCCGAACATACTCGAATCGGAAGGCTTTGCAATGCTCCACCGCCGCCATGCGCCGCTGTTTGCGGGCTTCGCCGCCATCACCGTGGCCCTGGCCGTTCCGGCCGGCTCCGTGGACGCGCAGGTGCCCGGCGCCGCTCCACCCGCGGTGGCGGCGCCCGCGGCAACGCCTGGGGCGGCTCCCGGGGGCGCGCCCGTGGTTCCGGCAGCGGACCCCTTCACCGTGTCGGGCGTCAAGGTGGACGTCAGCGCCGCCAACGCCAACGCCGCCCGCGATCAGGCGATCCGCGACGCGCAGGTGAAGGCGTGGGCGGAGCTGTACAAGCGCCTCGTCCCCACCGCCACCTCCGTGCCGCGGGTGTCGGAGATCGAACTCGCCCGGCTCGTCCAGGGCTTCGAGATCGACGACGAGAAGGTGTCGGCGACCCGCTATGTGGGCAGCATCACCGTGCGCTTCCGCCCCAACTCGGTGCGCGAGACTCTGGCCGGCGGCGGCCAGCAGTATGTCGAGCCGCCGGCCCGGCCCTATGTGGTCCTGCCGGTCACCGTCGTGGACGGGCGCCCCGTCCTGTGGGAGGACCGCACCGACTGGCGCGAGGCCTGGGAGGGCCGTCCGGCCGGCGCCTCGCTGGTGCCGCTGGTCGTTCCGGACGGCGAACTGGCCGACATCTCCGCCATCGGCGTGAACGAGGCGCTGTCCGGCGATCCCGAGGCGCTGGCGCGCATCGCCCAGCGCTACAACGCCGGAGGCGTGATCGTCGCCAAGACCGACATGCCGGCGGGCGGGCTCGATCTCGGCCGTCCGCTGGCGGTCGAGGTGACCCATTACACGCCCGACGGCGCGCGGGACCAGCAGACCGTCAACGTGAAGGCCGACATGGCCGACCGGGCCGGCGATTTCCTGACCCGCGCGACGACCTTCGTGTCCGCCGCCATCGACGAGTCCTACCGCCGCGACAACACCGTGGCGAGCGGGCCGGAGCAGTCGACGCTGGTGCGCGTGCCGCTGGCCAGCCTCAACGACTGGGTGGAGACGCGCAAGCGGCTGGGCATGGTCAACGCCGTGACCCGCACCGACGTGCTGTCGATCAGCCGCTACGAGGCGCTGGTCGCGCTGACCCACCGCGGCGACGTGGAGCGGTTGCGCCAGGCGCTGGCCCGCCGCGACCTCGGCCTCGCCCGCACCGGGGCGGTCGCCGCGCCGGTTCCGGTGCCCGTTCCGGGCCAGCCGCTTCCGCCGGTCGCGCCGACGCCGGAATGGCAGCTCCAGGTGCTGGCGAAGGGCGCCGGGGCGTCCCTGGCGCAACCCGCCGCGGCGTCGCCGGCGTCCGTCCCGGCCGCCAGCCCCTCCAGCTTTTCGCCGGCCGCCGCGCCGTCGGCCTATCCCAGCGTGACGCCGGCTCCGATGGCCGCGCCGGGGGCGCCGCCGCGCATTCTGGGCACGCTGCCGGCCACCGGCACGGCGCGCCCCTGACGGCATAGGGCGTGACGGCAAAGGGCGTGACGGCGTTACAGACGGGCCGGGATCGGCCCATGAAGGGGCGCCGGCGCAAGGGACAACGGCAGAAGGCACCGCGGTGAGCATCCCGAACATCATCACCTTCGGCCGCATCCTGGTGGTGCCGGTCGCCGTCTATTTCATCCTGGCCGGGGAGCTGGGGGTCGCCTTCTGGCTGTTCGTCGGGGCGGGCGTGTCCGACGCCGTGGACGGCGCGGTGGCCCGCATGTTCCGCGCCCGCACGGTGCTGGGCGCCTATCTCGACCCGATCGCCGACAAGGCGCTGCTGGTCAGCGTCTACGTCTCGCTGGGCCACATCGGCGTGCTGCCGCTGTGGCTGGTCATCCTGGTGGTGTTCCGCGACCTGATGATCGTCGGCGGGGTGATGCTGCTCTACACGCTGAAGGAGTCGCTGGCGATGCAGCCGCTCTATGTCAGCAAGATCAACACGGCGGTGCAGCTTGCCCTGGCGGCGGCGGTGCTGGCCCCGGCGGGGCTGGGGCTGCCGGACTTCCACCTGTTCGGGCGGGAGCTGGTGCCGCTGCTCATCTGGGTCTGCGCCGCGACGACGGTGCTGTCGGGGCTCGCCTACGTCTACCGCGGCGGCCTTCTGTTCAGCCGGCACGGAGGGGTGCCGTGACGGCGGGCAAGCAGATCCGCTTCTGGCTGATCGGCCTCGGCCTGTTCGTCCTGGCGCTGTGGCTGCTGTCCGGCATGCTGCTGCCCTTCGTGGTGGGGCTGGCGATCGCCTATCTGCTGGACCCGGTGGTCGACCGGGTCGAGCGCTGGCGCCTGCCGCGCTGGCTGGCGACGACGCTGGTGCTGCTGTCCTTCGTCCTGGTCCTGGTGCTGATGGGGCTTCTGCTGCTGCCGCTGGTGCAGGCGCAGGTGTCCCACCTGATCGAGGTGCTTCCCAACTACGCCAACGCCGCGCGGGACCGGCTGATGCCGATGCTCGACCGGCTGGTGCACCGCCTGTCGCCGGAGGATGTGGAGCGGCTGCGCGGCGCCGCCGGCAATTACGCCGGGGACGTCGTCGGCTGGGTCGGACGGGTGCTCAAGCACATCCTGTCGAGCGGGCTGGCGCTGTTCGACGTGCTGTCGGTGATGTTCATCACGCCCATCGTGGCCTTCTACCTGATGCGCGACTGGGACATCCTGGTCGCCAAGGTGAACGGCTGGCTGCCCCTGCACCACGCCGCGACCATCCGCGAGCAGGCGCGCGAGGTGGACGAGACTCTGGCCGGATTCGTCCGCGGGCAGGCGCTGGTCT
This genomic stretch from Azospirillum sp. TSH58 harbors:
- a CDS encoding aa3-type cytochrome c oxidase subunit IV; translated protein: MAVTDHGHNPVSEDVVRRHEAGWHAFTRFMTLATAGVIAVLVFMAIFLV
- the purM gene encoding phosphoribosylformylglycinamidine cyclo-ligase, which encodes MDIDAGNALVDAIKPLARSTARPGSDAGLGGFGALFDLRAAGYHDPLLVATTDGVGTKLKVAILANRHDTVGIDLVAMCVNDLVVQGAEPLLFLDYYATGKLDVAAGRAIVAGIAEGCRQAGCALVGGETAEMPGMYAEGDYDLAGFSVGAVERKDALTGATVQDGDVVLGLASSGVHSNGYSLVRKLVEKSGLGYDSPCPWDAGKTLGEALLTPTRIYVKSTLAAVRAGTVRAMAHITGGGLIENIPRVLPDGLGVTLDASTWPLPPVFNWLMKTGGLTPLDMARTFNTGLGMVVVVPADKAQQAADILAQGGETVFTVGTVHAVKDGDARVTVTGMDTAWSA
- a CDS encoding CDP-alcohol phosphatidyltransferase family protein, with the protein product MSIPNIITFGRILVVPVAVYFILAGELGVAFWLFVGAGVSDAVDGAVARMFRARTVLGAYLDPIADKALLVSVYVSLGHIGVLPLWLVILVVFRDLMIVGGVMLLYTLKESLAMQPLYVSKINTAVQLALAAAVLAPAGLGLPDFHLFGRELVPLLIWVCAATTVLSGLAYVYRGGLLFSRHGGVP
- the ndk gene encoding nucleoside-diphosphate kinase, which produces MAVERTLSIIKPDATRRNLTGKINAKFEDGGLRIVAQKRVQLSKAQAEQFYGVHRERPFFNDLVSFMISGPVVLQVLEGENAIARNREIMGATNPANAAEGTIRKEFAESIEANSVHGSDAPETAAQEIAFFFAGIELVG
- the purN gene encoding phosphoribosylglycinamide formyltransferase, whose product is MVGLTASGLKVGVLISGRGSNLQALIDACAAPDFPAGIALVLSNKADAYGLERAASAGVPVAVVSHRDFPGDKRAFEEAMDARLRDAGVELVCLAGFMRLLSPWFVERWHDRMINIHPSLLPSFKGLDTHQRALDAGVRFHGCTVHYVRPEMDEGPIIAQAAVPVLPGDDADRLSARVLQAEHRLYPQALRLIAEGRARVEDGRVALSNSAADLPTLINPPA
- a CDS encoding AI-2E family transporter translates to MTAGKQIRFWLIGLGLFVLALWLLSGMLLPFVVGLAIAYLLDPVVDRVERWRLPRWLATTLVLLSFVLVLVLMGLLLLPLVQAQVSHLIEVLPNYANAARDRLMPMLDRLVHRLSPEDVERLRGAAGNYAGDVVGWVGRVLKHILSSGLALFDVLSVMFITPIVAFYLMRDWDILVAKVNGWLPLHHAATIREQAREVDETLAGFVRGQALVCLVLGVFYAVALSVAGLDFGLVIGLMAGLLSFIPYVGSLFGFVSSTGLALLQFDDPWRVAIVIAIFLFGQAVEGNVLTPKLVGEKVGLHAVWVIFALLAGGSLFGFVGVLLAVPVAAVIGVLTRFALGRYLDSPYYRGTPS
- a CDS encoding DUF2066 domain-containing protein produces the protein MLHRRHAPLFAGFAAITVALAVPAGSVDAQVPGAAPPAVAAPAATPGAAPGGAPVVPAADPFTVSGVKVDVSAANANAARDQAIRDAQVKAWAELYKRLVPTATSVPRVSEIELARLVQGFEIDDEKVSATRYVGSITVRFRPNSVRETLAGGGQQYVEPPARPYVVLPVTVVDGRPVLWEDRTDWREAWEGRPAGASLVPLVVPDGELADISAIGVNEALSGDPEALARIAQRYNAGGVIVAKTDMPAGGLDLGRPLAVEVTHYTPDGARDQQTVNVKADMADRAGDFLTRATTFVSAAIDESYRRDNTVASGPEQSTLVRVPLASLNDWVETRKRLGMVNAVTRTDVLSISRYEALVALTHRGDVERLRQALARRDLGLARTGAVAAPVPVPVPGQPLPPVAPTPEWQLQVLAKGAGASLAQPAAASPASVPAASPSSFSPAAAPSAYPSVTPAPMAAPGAPPRILGTLPATGTARP